The sequence CGTCCGCTCCCATACCGGCAGAGATGCTGTCGCCGATCAGTTTGATGGAACGGACTGTCCCGCTGTTCAGCTTGTCCGCAAGATCCGGATAGGTCTTCGGCAGCTGCTTCGTGATACGGTCCATTTCAGCCCGGTAGATGAACAGCGCAAATTCCCCTCGTTTCAGCCGATCCTGCGTTCCGAAGGCATCCTGTGTTTTCCCTTGTGCAATCGCAGCTCCGACCAATCCCGCGACTGCCTCTGCATACCGGCTGCCGACATCCCGGAAGGTGAGGCCGGACCCATCGCCGCTCAGCGAATAGGCATGCTCATGGCTCAGCATGAGCGCCATTTCCCCGCGTTTCACCGGCTCGTCGAATCCGAAATAGCCCGGCCGTTTGCCGCGGATGATCCCGGCGGTCTTCAAAGCCGCAACCGCCTGCTCCGCACGCGTCGGGACATCACTGAATTCCCGGCTGCCCGGAGCAGGCATCGGCAGCTGCAGCGCCCGCGCCAGAATGACTGCGACACTGCCGCGGGTGATCGGCTGATCGGTTCCGAACAGATCTGGCGCGACCCCGTTCGTATATTGCTGTTCCGTCAAATAGCTGACGGCTTCCGAGTAGGCGGGTGATACGTCACGGAACGGTTCTGCTGCGGCCTGATCAGGTAGAATCGCGGCGATCAGCACGCCAAGCACCGCCAGCACACCAAGCCGTCTCCACCATCGTTGTCTGCTGTCCAATTCGAATTCCCCCTGTTGCTCTTTATCTGTCGGCCTTCTTTTTTCATCGGTCTGTTCGACCCGATCTGAATAGATTCTTGCCGGTTCGCGGATGGATCTGTCAGGTGATTTTTGTCGGAATCAAGTGAAAAAGAATCAGTTATAGGTCTTTGTACTCTTATACGTCTATTAGATAAATAGATATAATGAACGTACTATCACGTGGAGGTTGAACGTTATGAGCTGGTCTGTTTTCGGTGTTTTTGTCCTTCTGGGCACATGGGGGTTTACACAATCGTTTTTTGCCGGTGCCGCGATTCTGCTGCTCTGCAGCGGTCTGCAGCTCGCCATCTTCTGCATACGCAGACTGCGCCGCAAGTCAGCGCTGCCCATCCGGTCGGCGCATGGTGCACGGCATAAGTTCCTGGCCGGTGAACAGGAACGCATCCGCGGTCTCCATGCATCCGGACTGCTGACGGAAGACGAATTCACCGAACAGAACCGCCTCCTATCCTCAAAAAACGAAAATGCCTATGTGCAGCTTTGAAAACCGGACGGAACCCCCCGTCCGGTTTTTTCCGACCAGCTGTCATAGGTGCACCCGGAAAGGGCAGACCCGTTTCAATTGCGGCCTGCCCTTTCACTTGATGATGCTTTCGAGTGCCAGCTTCACATTGCCGTAATAGCTGCGGCCTGCAAGTGCCTGTCCCGAATTGACGATGCTTTGTGCAAGGTGCGGCCGGATGCCTGTGGAGATGACGTGGATCCCCATCAGTTCGAGCGCCCCTTCGACCTGCTGCAGCAGATGCATGATATGATCATCGACTGCGGCAAGTCCCGAGAAGTCGGCGATTGTGCAGGTGACGTTCATCTCCGCCACTTTCGGGAGCACTTTGTTCATGATCGCATACGCCCGATCGTCCGTGATCCGGCCGATGAACGGGATGATGACGATGCCGTCGTAGACAGGAACGACAGGCGCTGACAGTTCAGCAAGTTCATCCTCGGCATCCGATTGGTACAGCTTGGACAGCCGTTCATACGCATAGTATTTCTCCTGCAGGCTCAGATCGAGGAACCGGTTGACCAGCTTGCTCAGGTGCGCGTATTCTTTCAGCGACACGCCCAGCTGTTCACTGATTTCAAGCAGCAGATCCGCGATCGCATCCCGCGATGGCGGATATCTGTCCGCTACTGCAGCGATGGAGCCGCTGTTCTTCGTCTGGATGGCCGCATTGCTCCGGCTCCATCTCATCAGGGCTTCAGGCACGCGCAGTTCACCGGTCCGCAATGTGTCCGCAAGCGCTTTCCATAATTGTGCGTACATGAGACGCGCCTGTTTCAGCTCTTCGTCCGTGACATCCCCGAGCAGCCCGCTTACCCGTTCCACTACATCCTCCGCCAGTTGACCGGCATGGTCCGTCAAGAAGCGGATCAGTTCCCTGTTTGTCTCCACGATCATCACACCTTGTCAGTTGATGGCTTCCATTATACAGGAGTTGCAGCCTGCTGTCTTTCCTGCAGATGGCCCGGCCGATGAAATCCCCATGGCTTAAACAGCGCGGTCCCGGGTACAGTGTACATATGCAGAAAGGATGAAGGAACTATGATCTATGATTGTGCCATAATCGGCGGCGGTCCGGCCGGCCTGAACGCCGCGCTCGTCCTCGGCCGCAGCCGGCGGAATGTCGTGCTGTTCGATGACGATAACGCCCGCAACCGTGTCGTCCGGGAAGCGCACGGATTCCTGACAAGGGATGGCATCCGCCCGTCGGAACTCCGGAAGCTTGCCCATGAGGAACTGGCGGTGTATCCCACCGTCGAAGTGATCCGTGAGAAAGCCGTCGATGCCGAAAGAGTCACGAAAACACATTACGAGGTGACGTCGGCGTCCGGGAAAGTCTACCACTGCACGAAGATTCTGCTTGCGACCGGCCTGAAAGACGAACAGCCGAACATCCCGGGCATCGAGCGTTTCTACGGCACCAGCCTGTTCAGCTGCCCGTATTGCGACGGCTGGGAAGTCCGGGATGAGCCGCTTGCGGTCATTGCCGATAAGAACGTCTATAAACTCGCCAAGGAAGTGTTCACCTGGAGCCGGGACCTCATCGTCTTCACGAACGGGGAAGGCCGGCTGGAACTGGAAGATCGATCACGGCTGGAAGCCCATGGCATCCGTGTCTTCGAAGACATCATATCAGCCCTCGAAGGGACGGATGGCCAATTGGAATGCGTCCGGCTCGAGGACGGTACCCTGATCGACCGGTCCTATGGATTTGTCAGCCCCCTCTGGAGTCACGGCGATCATTTTGCAGAATCGCTCGGCTGTGAATTGAACGAAATCGGGGGGATCCGGACAGATGAGTACGGCCGGACAAATGTGTGGAACGTATATGCTGCGGGCGACATGGCCAATATCGTTCCGGCTCAGCTGATCGTAGCAGCCGGAAGCGGAAGTGCCGCCGCCATCGGAATTAACGGAGACCTGACCAATGAATTTTTCGACGGACCGACGTAATTTTTGAAACAGGAAAGACCGCACGGAACGGGAGGCTTCTTGTCCCGTTCCGTGCGGTCTTCTTTTTTCCAGCATGCACCCGTCATTCATCGGATCCGGCTGTAACCGCTGCTGTAGCCGCGGTTCCG comes from Sporosarcina trichiuri and encodes:
- a CDS encoding NAD(P)/FAD-dependent oxidoreductase, which gives rise to MIYDCAIIGGGPAGLNAALVLGRSRRNVVLFDDDNARNRVVREAHGFLTRDGIRPSELRKLAHEELAVYPTVEVIREKAVDAERVTKTHYEVTSASGKVYHCTKILLATGLKDEQPNIPGIERFYGTSLFSCPYCDGWEVRDEPLAVIADKNVYKLAKEVFTWSRDLIVFTNGEGRLELEDRSRLEAHGIRVFEDIISALEGTDGQLECVRLEDGTLIDRSYGFVSPLWSHGDHFAESLGCELNEIGGIRTDEYGRTNVWNVYAAGDMANIVPAQLIVAAGSGSAAAIGINGDLTNEFFDGPT
- a CDS encoding STAS domain-containing protein — its product is METNRELIRFLTDHAGQLAEDVVERVSGLLGDVTDEELKQARLMYAQLWKALADTLRTGELRVPEALMRWSRSNAAIQTKNSGSIAAVADRYPPSRDAIADLLLEISEQLGVSLKEYAHLSKLVNRFLDLSLQEKYYAYERLSKLYQSDAEDELAELSAPVVPVYDGIVIIPFIGRITDDRAYAIMNKVLPKVAEMNVTCTIADFSGLAAVDDHIMHLLQQVEGALELMGIHVISTGIRPHLAQSIVNSGQALAGRSYYGNVKLALESIIK
- a CDS encoding S-layer homology domain-containing protein, producing MDSRQRWWRRLGVLAVLGVLIAAILPDQAAAEPFRDVSPAYSEAVSYLTEQQYTNGVAPDLFGTDQPITRGSVAVILARALQLPMPAPGSREFSDVPTRAEQAVAALKTAGIIRGKRPGYFGFDEPVKRGEMALMLSHEHAYSLSGDGSGLTFRDVGSRYAEAVAGLVGAAIAQGKTQDAFGTQDRLKRGEFALFIYRAEMDRITKQLPKTYPDLADKLNSGTVRSIKLIGDSISAGMGADGYQVPEDGRVILEDGSTVYREASFDAASWANAFRTYAGQPRFGDIDFFNAGVSGKTAQWALERADRLMEPREDVVFVMIGTNDRIIGTLAQYERTVRKLLKEADAKSGLLVVMAPPPSANDIGNYRFSPAGINNVLKRISLEEGYLFISHYDAMTAYLKSHPDTAYGDLMETTSPHPTTKGYEVMWDTIRTALQLN